From a single Pelmatolapia mariae isolate MD_Pm_ZW linkage group LG20, Pm_UMD_F_2, whole genome shotgun sequence genomic region:
- the usp19 gene encoding ubiquitin carboxyl-terminal hydrolase 19 isoform X3, producing MASSGSSGVAGSEAVGHRGGAQQRGGSGRENGSDLPSSTSKKKQKDRANQESREAKRAAAAAAAAVDGVIAEVKKDVFVDWKQNVNEVTVRLRCGEGVQRIEDINTTFTDTHCNVDFPDGRQWSCQLQEEIEASCSKVQYKEKGGFLHLIMHKKIPFHIWPSLKSNKKKEAVSIETKPDMKPVALESSEKTPHLQPQPPSSPAHSESRRGVSKSCVKRSLKTKLTGEKATTDSAGVKSTAGDSSTTSSKPVTVTRAEQPHQEPSAKRTVVRLPKTSKDAASADLPSVMSTAANGKSTCAHLPAGQSPQTERKSGDNRSETRGSGQKKGAEAAASTLTNRTQLAEKQNQSSDRSGATTHVSVSQPAAPVSTSDCVKPVAFNKEMNSTSPQRLGDRTDSEPAGKPVEQELEQDPLICQQLGDMEVVPVEAMGLAAKQSQPPGVAQKKSSCDDEEKRDQSKEEPLLEMKQLDAPEPMVNLQFVKNDSYEKGTDLMVVNVYLKGICRDTARVIFREQDFTLIFQTSDVSFLRLHSDCGPNTVFKWQVKLRNLIQPELCSYAFTPSRLDITLKKRHSQRWGGLEAQATQGAVGGAKVAVPSSPACMEKSQPGSSQHNLPAKEEPPRVGEEKPKTPKASTRVEDGGLDSVAPRTVSEHVAITKPEPTVTMPKPTCMVQPMTHAPPASSERHEEEEEKKVCLPGFTGLVNLGNTCFMNSVIQSLSNTRELRDYFHDRAFEAEINCTNPLGTGGRLAISFAVLLRALWKGTHHAFQPSKLKAIVASKASQFTGYAQHDAQEFMAFLLDGLHEDLNRIQNKPYTETVDSDGRLDEVVAEEAWQRHKMRNDSFIVDLFQGQFKSKLVCPTCSKVSITFDPFLYLPVPLPQKQKVLSVFYFAKEPHKKPIKFLVSVSKESSSTAEVLESISKSVRVKPENLRLAEVGKNRFQRMFLPTHSLDTVSSSDMLFCFEVLSKDLAKERVVLLKVQQKLQVPNIPISKCAACLKPPVSEEDKLKRCTRCYRVGYCNQVCQRTHWPNHKSLCRPNTENVGLPFLVSVPESRLSYSRLVQLLEGYSRFSVNVFQPPFQSGRTSPETSQSRVDLPPVPAGSPDGPGLEDEAVGGSSTVGAGNLELESHASLPESQAEYAQASAIHSGDSESLSSSQTSLSTTRTTDSGFSESLSSASCCFLDPHAEKETSCEKAVRPEAAVAGYQHPCESASGHASQFYIALLDANNKEQRLDEREDALADIPDDATLELVWKNNERLKEYVLVSSKELEYEEDPGSLSETARAGHFTLEQCLNLFTKPEVLAPEEAWYCPKCQQHREASKQLLLWRLPNVLIIQLKRFSFRSFIWRDKINDMVDFPVRNLDLSKFCIGQKDEMQQPPIYDLYAVINHYGGMIGGHYTAYARLPSDKNSQRSDVGWRLFDDSTVTMVDESQVVTRYAYVLFYRRRNSPVERPPRFLRPVGAESPTAAGATASQASSQSLFGTDLDAEGPPTLTPEVPSDLFAHSGECAAPSYSNMEEVD from the exons ATGGCCAGCAGCGGCAGTAGTGGTGTGGCCGGGAGTGAGGCGGTGGGCCACCGTGGTGGAGCTCAGCAGAGAGGAGGCAGTGGCAGAGAAAACGGCTCAGACTTGCCCTCCAGTACGAGtaagaagaagcagaaggaCAGGGCCAACCAGGAAAGCAGAGAGGCCAAGAGAGCGGcggcagcagctgctgcagccgTGGATGGGGTTATTGCAGAAGTCAAGAAAG aTGTGTTTGTGGACTGGAAGCAGAATGTCAACGAAGTGACTGTCAGGCTGCGCTGTGGCGAGGGGGTGCAGAGGATAGAGGACATAAACAccaccttcacagacacacactgcaaTGTGGATTTCCCAG atgGACGGCAATGGAGCTGCCAGCTGCAGGAGGAAATCGAGGCCTCATGTAGCAAAGTCCAGTATAAGGAAAAGGGAGGCTTCCTCCATCTCATCATGCACAAAAAGATTCCTTTCCACATCTGGCCTTCTCTAAAG TCAAATAAAAAGAAGGAGGCAGTATCCATAGAGACCAAACCAGACATGAAGCCCGTTGCCTTGGAGTCATCAGAGAAAACTCCACATCTCCAGCCCCAGCCTCCCTCGTCACCTGCACACAGCGAGTCAAGACGCGGTGTTAGCAAATCATGTGTCAAACGCAGCCTGAAAACTAAACTGACGGGTGAAAAGGCCACTACGGACTCTGCAGGTGTTAAAAGCACAGCTGGAGATAGCTCCACTACCAGCAGCAAGCCTGTTACCGTCACGAGAGCAGAGCAGCCGCATCAGGAACCTAGTGCCAAACGCACAGTTGTACGGCTGCCTAAGACCTCTAAGGACGCTGCATCAGCCGACCTACCATCTGTGATGTCTACAGCAGCTAACGGGAAATCCACCTGTGCCCACCTGCCCGCTGGTCAGAGCCCACAGACGGAACGGAAAAGTGGAGACAACAGATCTGAGACTCGTGGCAGCGGACAGAAAAAGGGAGCAGAAGCAGCTGCTTCCACCCTTACCAACAGAACTCAG ttggCTGAGAAGCAAAACCAGTCATCAGACCGGTCTGGTGCAACAACACATGTCAGTGTGAGCCAGCCAGCAGCTCCTGTTAGCACCAGTGACTGTGTTAAACCTGTCGCCTTCAACAAGGAAATGAATTCGACTTCTCCCCAAAGGCTGGGAGACAGAACAGACTCTGAGCCAGCTGGAAAACCTGTTGAGCAGGAATTGGAGCAGGATCCGCTGATTTGTCAGCAGCTTGGAGATATGGAAGTGGTACCAGTAGAGGCGATGGGATTGGCAGCCAAGCAAAGCCAGCCCCCAGGTGTTGCCCAAAAGAAGAGCAGCTGTGACGATGAGGAGAAGCGGGACCAGTCGAAGGAGGAGCCGCTACTGGAAATGAAGCAACTGGATG CCCCAGAGCCCATGGTAAACCTGCAGTTTGTGAAGAATGATTCATATGAGAAGGGCACGGACTTGATGGTGGTCAATGTTTACCTGAAGGGGATCTGCAGGGATACAGCCAGAGTCATCTTCAGGGAACAGGACTTCACCCTCATCTTCCAGACAAG TGATGTCAGCTTTCTGCGGCTTCATTCAGATTGTGGACCGAACACAGTCTTCAAGTGGCAAGTCAAACTCAG GAATCTGATCCAGCCTGAGTTGTGCAGCTACGCCTTCACTCCCTCCCGTCTGGACATCACTCTGAAGAAGAGGCACAGCCAACGCTGGGGGGGCCTGGAGGCCCAAGCCACACAAG GTGCAGTGGGTGGCGCTAAGGTCGCTGTGCCCTCCAGCCCTGCCTGCATGGAGAAGAGCCAGCCAGGCAGCAGTCAGCACAACCTCCCAGCCAAGGAGGAGCCTCCGCGGGTTGGGGAGGAAAAACCCAAGACCCCCAAGGCCTCAACCAGAGTGGAAGATGGGGGTTTGGACTCTGTGGCTCCACGCACCGTCTCTGAGCACGTTGCTATTACCAAGCCAGAGCCTACTGTTACCATG CCTAAGCCTACCTGCATGGTGCAGCCCATGACCCACGCACCTCCGGCCAGCAGCGAGCGCcatgaggaagaggaagagaagaaggtGTGCTTGCCTGGTTTTACAGGGTTGGTCAACCTTGGAAACACCTGCTTCATGAACAGCGTCATTCAGTCCCTGTCCAACACCAGAGAACTCAGGGATTACTTTCATG ACCGAGCATTTGAGGCAGAAATCAACTGCACTAATCCACTGGGAACAGGAGGCAGGCTAGCCATCagctttgctgtgctgctcagGGCTCTTTGGAAAGGAACGCACCACGCCTTCCAGCCCTCAAAACTCAAG GCAATTGTGGCGAGTAAAGCCAGTCAGTTTACTGGTTACGCCCAGCACGATGCCCAGGAGTTCATGGCATTCCTGCTGGACGGACTCCACGAGGACTTGAACCGCATCCAGAACAAACCTTACACAGAAACGGTCGACTCTGATGGGCGGCTAGACGAA GTGGTGGCAGAGGAAGCATGGCAGAGGCACAAGATGCGAAATGACTCCTTTATAGTAGATCTGTTTCAGGGGCAGTTCAAGTCCAAACTGGTGTGTCCCACATGCTCCAAG GTATCTATCACCTTTGACCCCTTCCTCTACCTGCCCGTGCCGTTGCCACAGAAACAAAAGGTGCTCTCAGTTTTCTACTTCGCTAAGGAACCTCATAAAAAACCCATCAAG TTTTTAGTGAGTGTGAGCAAGGAGAGCTCCAGTACTGCTGAAGTCCTGGAATCTATCTCTAAAAGCGTGAGGGTCAAACCGGAGAACCTCAGACTGGCCGAG GTGGGAAAGAACCGCTTCCAGCGAATGTTCCTGCCTACCCACTCCCTGGACACAGTGTCCTCCTCTGACATGTTATTCTGCTTTGAGGTGCTTTCCAAAGACCTGGCCAAAGAGAGAGTGGTATTGCTCAAAGTGCAGCAG AAACTTCAGGTCCCCAATATCCCCATCTCCAAATGTGCTGCCTGCCTGAAGCCTCCGGTGTCTGAAGAAGACAAACTGAAGCGTTGCACTCGTTGCTATCGCGTTGGCTACTGCAATCA AGTGTGTCAGAGAACCCACTGGCCCAACCACAAAAGTCTGTGTCGACCCAACACGGAGAACGTGGGCCTGCCTTTCCTGGTCAGTGTGCCAGAGTCTCGACTCTCATATTCCCGGCTCGTCCAGCTTCTAGAGGGTTATTCCAG GTTTTCCGTCAACGTGTTCCAGCCTCCTTTCCAGTCAGGCAGAACATCCCCTGAAACATCACAGTCCCGAGTAGACCTCCCTCCAGTGCCAGCAGGCTCCCCTGATGGTCCTGGATTGGAGGATGAAGCTGTGGGTGGTAGCAGTACTGTAGGAGCAGGTAACTTGGAGCTGGAGAGCCACGCTTCGCTGCCTGAATCCCAGGCAGAGTATGCTCAGGCCTCAGCCATCCACTCAGGGGACTCGGAGTCCCTCTCCTCTTCCCAGACGTCCCTCTCCACCACACGGACCACAGATTCAGGGTTCTCCGAGTCACTCTCTTCCGCTTCTTGTTGCTTTCTGGACCCTCATGCTGAAAAAGAGACGTCCTGTGAGAAGGCTGTGCGGCCAGAAG CTGCAGTCGCAGGGTATCAGCATCCGTGTGAATCTGCTTCAGGTCATGCTAGTCAGTTCTACATCGCTCTGCTGGATGCAAACAACAAGGAGCAAAGGCTGGATGAGAGAG AAGATGCACTGGCAGACATACCTGATGATGCAACCCTGGAGCTGGTGTGGAAGAACAACGAGCGTCTAAAGGAATATGTGCTGGTGAGCTCCAAGGAACTGGAGTATGAGGAAGACCCGGGTTCTCTGAGTGAGACGGCCAGAGCGGGACACTTCACCCTCGAGCAGTGCCTCAATCTTTTCACCAAGCCAGAAGTGCTGGCACCTGAAGAGGCTTG GTACTGTCCAAAGTGCCAGCAGCACCGTGAGGCCTCCAAGCAACTGTTGCTGTGGCGTTTGCCCAACGTTTTGATCATTCAGCTCAAACGCTTCTCCTTCAGGAGCTTCATTTGGAGGGATAAGATCAACGACATGGTCGACTTTCCAGTCAG GAATCTAGATCTAAGTAAGTTCTGTATTGGCCAGAAGGATGAGATGCAGCAGCCTCCTATCTATGACTTGTATGCGGTCATCAATCACTATGGAGGAATGATAGGAGGCCACTATACGGCCTACGCTCGCCTGCCAAGTGACAAGAACAGCCAGCGCAGTGATGTTG GCTGGCGTCTGTTTGATGACAGCACCGTCACAATGGTGGACGAGAGTCAAGTGGTGACGCGTTACGCTTATGTTCTGTTCTACCGGCGACGAAACTCCCCGGTGGAGAGGCCGCCACGCTTCCTCAGGCCTGTAGGTGCAGAGTCGCCCACTGCTGCAGGAGCTACTGCCAGCCAG GCCTCTAGCCAGTCGCTATTTGGGACGGATCTGGATGCTGAAGGACCGCCTACGCTGACCCCTGAGGTACCGTCTGACCTCTTTGCCCACTCCGGCGAGTGTGCAGCACCATCCTACAGcaacatggaggaagtggactAA
- the usp19 gene encoding ubiquitin carboxyl-terminal hydrolase 19 isoform X4, with protein MASSGSSGVAGSEAVGHRGGAQQRGGSGRENGSDLPSSTSKKKQKDRANQESREAKRAAAAAAAAVDGVIAEVKKDVFVDWKQNVNEVTVRLRCGEGVQRIEDINTTFTDTHCNVDFPDGRQWSCQLQEEIEASCSKVQYKEKGGFLHLIMHKKIPFHIWPSLKSNKKKEAVSIETKPDMKPVALESSEKTPHLQPQPPSSPAHSESRRGVSKSCVKRSLKTKLTGEKATTDSAGVKSTAGDSSTTSSKPVTVTRAEQPHQEPSAKRTVVRLPKTSKDAASADLPSVMSTAANGKSTCAHLPAGQSPQTERKSGDNRSETRGSGQKKGAEAAASTLTNRTQLAEKQNQSSDRSGATTHVSVSQPAAPVSTSDCVKPVAFNKEMNSTSPQRLGDRTDSEPAGKPVEQELEQDPLICQQLGDMEVVPVEAMGLAAKQSQPPGVAQKKSSCDDEEKRDQSKEEPLLEMKQLDAPEPMVNLQFVKNDSYEKGTDLMVVNVYLKGICRDTARVIFREQDFTLIFQTSDVSFLRLHSDCGPNTVFKWQVKLRNLIQPELCSYAFTPSRLDITLKKRHSQRWGGLEAQATQVGGAKVAVPSSPACMEKSQPGSSQHNLPAKEEPPRVGEEKPKTPKASTRVEDGGLDSVAPRTVSEHVAITKPEPTVTMPKPTCMVQPMTHAPPASSERHEEEEEKKVCLPGFTGLVNLGNTCFMNSVIQSLSNTRELRDYFHDRAFEAEINCTNPLGTGGRLAISFAVLLRALWKGTHHAFQPSKLKAIVASKASQFTGYAQHDAQEFMAFLLDGLHEDLNRIQNKPYTETVDSDGRLDEVVAEEAWQRHKMRNDSFIVDLFQGQFKSKLVCPTCSKVSITFDPFLYLPVPLPQKQKVLSVFYFAKEPHKKPIKFLVSVSKESSSTAEVLESISKSVRVKPENLRLAEVGKNRFQRMFLPTHSLDTVSSSDMLFCFEVLSKDLAKERVVLLKVQQKLQVPNIPISKCAACLKPPVSEEDKLKRCTRCYRVGYCNQVCQRTHWPNHKSLCRPNTENVGLPFLVSVPESRLSYSRLVQLLEGYSRFSVNVFQPPFQSGRTSPETSQSRVDLPPVPAGSPDGPGLEDEAVGGSSTVGAGNLELESHASLPESQAEYAQASAIHSGDSESLSSSQTSLSTTRTTDSGFSESLSSASCCFLDPHAEKETSCEKAVRPEAAVAGYQHPCESASGHASQFYIALLDANNKEQRLDEREDALADIPDDATLELVWKNNERLKEYVLVSSKELEYEEDPGSLSETARAGHFTLEQCLNLFTKPEVLAPEEAWYCPKCQQHREASKQLLLWRLPNVLIIQLKRFSFRSFIWRDKINDMVDFPVRNLDLSKFCIGQKDEMQQPPIYDLYAVINHYGGMIGGHYTAYARLPSDKNSQRSDVGWRLFDDSTVTMVDESQVVTRYAYVLFYRRRNSPVERPPRFLRPVGAESPTAAGATASQASSQSLFGTDLDAEGPPTLTPEVPSDLFAHSGECAAPSYSNMEEVD; from the exons ATGGCCAGCAGCGGCAGTAGTGGTGTGGCCGGGAGTGAGGCGGTGGGCCACCGTGGTGGAGCTCAGCAGAGAGGAGGCAGTGGCAGAGAAAACGGCTCAGACTTGCCCTCCAGTACGAGtaagaagaagcagaaggaCAGGGCCAACCAGGAAAGCAGAGAGGCCAAGAGAGCGGcggcagcagctgctgcagccgTGGATGGGGTTATTGCAGAAGTCAAGAAAG aTGTGTTTGTGGACTGGAAGCAGAATGTCAACGAAGTGACTGTCAGGCTGCGCTGTGGCGAGGGGGTGCAGAGGATAGAGGACATAAACAccaccttcacagacacacactgcaaTGTGGATTTCCCAG atgGACGGCAATGGAGCTGCCAGCTGCAGGAGGAAATCGAGGCCTCATGTAGCAAAGTCCAGTATAAGGAAAAGGGAGGCTTCCTCCATCTCATCATGCACAAAAAGATTCCTTTCCACATCTGGCCTTCTCTAAAG TCAAATAAAAAGAAGGAGGCAGTATCCATAGAGACCAAACCAGACATGAAGCCCGTTGCCTTGGAGTCATCAGAGAAAACTCCACATCTCCAGCCCCAGCCTCCCTCGTCACCTGCACACAGCGAGTCAAGACGCGGTGTTAGCAAATCATGTGTCAAACGCAGCCTGAAAACTAAACTGACGGGTGAAAAGGCCACTACGGACTCTGCAGGTGTTAAAAGCACAGCTGGAGATAGCTCCACTACCAGCAGCAAGCCTGTTACCGTCACGAGAGCAGAGCAGCCGCATCAGGAACCTAGTGCCAAACGCACAGTTGTACGGCTGCCTAAGACCTCTAAGGACGCTGCATCAGCCGACCTACCATCTGTGATGTCTACAGCAGCTAACGGGAAATCCACCTGTGCCCACCTGCCCGCTGGTCAGAGCCCACAGACGGAACGGAAAAGTGGAGACAACAGATCTGAGACTCGTGGCAGCGGACAGAAAAAGGGAGCAGAAGCAGCTGCTTCCACCCTTACCAACAGAACTCAG ttggCTGAGAAGCAAAACCAGTCATCAGACCGGTCTGGTGCAACAACACATGTCAGTGTGAGCCAGCCAGCAGCTCCTGTTAGCACCAGTGACTGTGTTAAACCTGTCGCCTTCAACAAGGAAATGAATTCGACTTCTCCCCAAAGGCTGGGAGACAGAACAGACTCTGAGCCAGCTGGAAAACCTGTTGAGCAGGAATTGGAGCAGGATCCGCTGATTTGTCAGCAGCTTGGAGATATGGAAGTGGTACCAGTAGAGGCGATGGGATTGGCAGCCAAGCAAAGCCAGCCCCCAGGTGTTGCCCAAAAGAAGAGCAGCTGTGACGATGAGGAGAAGCGGGACCAGTCGAAGGAGGAGCCGCTACTGGAAATGAAGCAACTGGATG CCCCAGAGCCCATGGTAAACCTGCAGTTTGTGAAGAATGATTCATATGAGAAGGGCACGGACTTGATGGTGGTCAATGTTTACCTGAAGGGGATCTGCAGGGATACAGCCAGAGTCATCTTCAGGGAACAGGACTTCACCCTCATCTTCCAGACAAG TGATGTCAGCTTTCTGCGGCTTCATTCAGATTGTGGACCGAACACAGTCTTCAAGTGGCAAGTCAAACTCAG GAATCTGATCCAGCCTGAGTTGTGCAGCTACGCCTTCACTCCCTCCCGTCTGGACATCACTCTGAAGAAGAGGCACAGCCAACGCTGGGGGGGCCTGGAGGCCCAAGCCACACAAG TGGGTGGCGCTAAGGTCGCTGTGCCCTCCAGCCCTGCCTGCATGGAGAAGAGCCAGCCAGGCAGCAGTCAGCACAACCTCCCAGCCAAGGAGGAGCCTCCGCGGGTTGGGGAGGAAAAACCCAAGACCCCCAAGGCCTCAACCAGAGTGGAAGATGGGGGTTTGGACTCTGTGGCTCCACGCACCGTCTCTGAGCACGTTGCTATTACCAAGCCAGAGCCTACTGTTACCATG CCTAAGCCTACCTGCATGGTGCAGCCCATGACCCACGCACCTCCGGCCAGCAGCGAGCGCcatgaggaagaggaagagaagaaggtGTGCTTGCCTGGTTTTACAGGGTTGGTCAACCTTGGAAACACCTGCTTCATGAACAGCGTCATTCAGTCCCTGTCCAACACCAGAGAACTCAGGGATTACTTTCATG ACCGAGCATTTGAGGCAGAAATCAACTGCACTAATCCACTGGGAACAGGAGGCAGGCTAGCCATCagctttgctgtgctgctcagGGCTCTTTGGAAAGGAACGCACCACGCCTTCCAGCCCTCAAAACTCAAG GCAATTGTGGCGAGTAAAGCCAGTCAGTTTACTGGTTACGCCCAGCACGATGCCCAGGAGTTCATGGCATTCCTGCTGGACGGACTCCACGAGGACTTGAACCGCATCCAGAACAAACCTTACACAGAAACGGTCGACTCTGATGGGCGGCTAGACGAA GTGGTGGCAGAGGAAGCATGGCAGAGGCACAAGATGCGAAATGACTCCTTTATAGTAGATCTGTTTCAGGGGCAGTTCAAGTCCAAACTGGTGTGTCCCACATGCTCCAAG GTATCTATCACCTTTGACCCCTTCCTCTACCTGCCCGTGCCGTTGCCACAGAAACAAAAGGTGCTCTCAGTTTTCTACTTCGCTAAGGAACCTCATAAAAAACCCATCAAG TTTTTAGTGAGTGTGAGCAAGGAGAGCTCCAGTACTGCTGAAGTCCTGGAATCTATCTCTAAAAGCGTGAGGGTCAAACCGGAGAACCTCAGACTGGCCGAG GTGGGAAAGAACCGCTTCCAGCGAATGTTCCTGCCTACCCACTCCCTGGACACAGTGTCCTCCTCTGACATGTTATTCTGCTTTGAGGTGCTTTCCAAAGACCTGGCCAAAGAGAGAGTGGTATTGCTCAAAGTGCAGCAG AAACTTCAGGTCCCCAATATCCCCATCTCCAAATGTGCTGCCTGCCTGAAGCCTCCGGTGTCTGAAGAAGACAAACTGAAGCGTTGCACTCGTTGCTATCGCGTTGGCTACTGCAATCA AGTGTGTCAGAGAACCCACTGGCCCAACCACAAAAGTCTGTGTCGACCCAACACGGAGAACGTGGGCCTGCCTTTCCTGGTCAGTGTGCCAGAGTCTCGACTCTCATATTCCCGGCTCGTCCAGCTTCTAGAGGGTTATTCCAG GTTTTCCGTCAACGTGTTCCAGCCTCCTTTCCAGTCAGGCAGAACATCCCCTGAAACATCACAGTCCCGAGTAGACCTCCCTCCAGTGCCAGCAGGCTCCCCTGATGGTCCTGGATTGGAGGATGAAGCTGTGGGTGGTAGCAGTACTGTAGGAGCAGGTAACTTGGAGCTGGAGAGCCACGCTTCGCTGCCTGAATCCCAGGCAGAGTATGCTCAGGCCTCAGCCATCCACTCAGGGGACTCGGAGTCCCTCTCCTCTTCCCAGACGTCCCTCTCCACCACACGGACCACAGATTCAGGGTTCTCCGAGTCACTCTCTTCCGCTTCTTGTTGCTTTCTGGACCCTCATGCTGAAAAAGAGACGTCCTGTGAGAAGGCTGTGCGGCCAGAAG CTGCAGTCGCAGGGTATCAGCATCCGTGTGAATCTGCTTCAGGTCATGCTAGTCAGTTCTACATCGCTCTGCTGGATGCAAACAACAAGGAGCAAAGGCTGGATGAGAGAG AAGATGCACTGGCAGACATACCTGATGATGCAACCCTGGAGCTGGTGTGGAAGAACAACGAGCGTCTAAAGGAATATGTGCTGGTGAGCTCCAAGGAACTGGAGTATGAGGAAGACCCGGGTTCTCTGAGTGAGACGGCCAGAGCGGGACACTTCACCCTCGAGCAGTGCCTCAATCTTTTCACCAAGCCAGAAGTGCTGGCACCTGAAGAGGCTTG GTACTGTCCAAAGTGCCAGCAGCACCGTGAGGCCTCCAAGCAACTGTTGCTGTGGCGTTTGCCCAACGTTTTGATCATTCAGCTCAAACGCTTCTCCTTCAGGAGCTTCATTTGGAGGGATAAGATCAACGACATGGTCGACTTTCCAGTCAG GAATCTAGATCTAAGTAAGTTCTGTATTGGCCAGAAGGATGAGATGCAGCAGCCTCCTATCTATGACTTGTATGCGGTCATCAATCACTATGGAGGAATGATAGGAGGCCACTATACGGCCTACGCTCGCCTGCCAAGTGACAAGAACAGCCAGCGCAGTGATGTTG GCTGGCGTCTGTTTGATGACAGCACCGTCACAATGGTGGACGAGAGTCAAGTGGTGACGCGTTACGCTTATGTTCTGTTCTACCGGCGACGAAACTCCCCGGTGGAGAGGCCGCCACGCTTCCTCAGGCCTGTAGGTGCAGAGTCGCCCACTGCTGCAGGAGCTACTGCCAGCCAG GCCTCTAGCCAGTCGCTATTTGGGACGGATCTGGATGCTGAAGGACCGCCTACGCTGACCCCTGAGGTACCGTCTGACCTCTTTGCCCACTCCGGCGAGTGTGCAGCACCATCCTACAGcaacatggaggaagtggactAA